Proteins from a genomic interval of Chitinophagales bacterium:
- a CDS encoding glucose 1-dehydrogenase, which translates to MEFSNKTILITGAGSGIGRVTAHAFAKEGGTVVVSDINETGGNETVEQITAAGGKAIFIKANVVKFEEVENLINSTIAQFGKLDIAINNAGIGGLPAKTAETPLDTWDKVMGVNATGVFYCMKLELHQMMKQGSGVIVNTASIAGLRGLPNNLPYVASKHAVVGMTKTAAMEYARYNIRINAICPVFTITPMFNPEMMEQFSAGLTDKLKANLPMKRFAEPIEMANTMLWLCSDRASFVTGHAMPVDGGLMA; encoded by the coding sequence ATGGAATTCAGCAATAAAACTATCCTAATCACAGGTGCAGGTTCAGGCATTGGAAGAGTTACAGCACATGCCTTTGCCAAAGAAGGCGGAACCGTAGTCGTTTCAGATATCAACGAAACAGGCGGAAATGAAACCGTAGAACAAATTACCGCAGCAGGAGGAAAGGCTATTTTCATCAAAGCCAATGTAGTCAAATTTGAAGAAGTCGAAAACCTCATCAATAGCACCATTGCCCAATTCGGAAAATTGGACATTGCCATCAACAATGCAGGCATTGGAGGATTGCCCGCCAAAACAGCAGAAACGCCTTTGGATACTTGGGACAAAGTAATGGGAGTCAATGCAACAGGCGTTTTTTACTGTATGAAATTGGAACTGCATCAAATGATGAAACAAGGTAGCGGCGTGATTGTCAATACGGCTTCCATTGCAGGTCTGAGAGGATTGCCCAACAATTTGCCCTATGTCGCCAGCAAACATGCAGTAGTCGGGATGACCAAAACCGCAGCGATGGAATATGCTCGATACAACATCCGCATCAACGCTATATGTCCCGTTTTCACGATTACCCCCATGTTCAATCCCGAAATGATGGAACAGTTTTCGGCAGGCTTGACCGACAAACTGAAGGCCAATCTTCCGATGAAACGTTTTGCAGAACCAATTGAAATGGCCAATACAATGTTGTGGCTGTGTTCGGATAGGGCGAGTTTTGTGACGGGTCATGCGATGCCTGTGGATGGAGGGTTGATGGCATAA
- a CDS encoding glycosyltransferase family 9 protein — protein sequence MEKALLIRFSSIGDIVLTTPVIRCLKKQRPDIELHFLTKKSFANLLQSNPYIDRLHTLDNELKPIIEALKAENFHYVIDLHNNQRTWLIKKALKTRTFSFNKINLEKWLMVNLKWNRLPKSHIVDRYLETVADLGVKNDGEGLDYFIPAKEEVNIEAHFPEVKTGTYIAAVIGAKHATKQMPKHKWMNLCELIEKPVIVLGGPEDAEIGEEIASKSGNHVFNACGKFTLHQSASIVRQAEKVISHDTGLMHIAAAFNQNIASIWGNTIPELGMYPYLSESSNQAYKIFEMKDLNCRPCSKIGYPKCPKKHFACMELIDETLIADWANETVY from the coding sequence ATGGAAAAGGCTCTTCTCATTCGATTCAGTTCTATTGGCGACATCGTATTGACAACGCCTGTCATTCGCTGTCTCAAAAAACAACGCCCAGACATTGAACTGCATTTTTTGACCAAAAAAAGTTTTGCCAACTTACTGCAATCCAACCCCTATATTGACCGACTTCACACTTTGGATAATGAATTGAAGCCTATCATTGAAGCCTTGAAAGCAGAAAATTTTCACTATGTGATTGATTTACATAACAACCAACGTACTTGGCTCATCAAAAAGGCTCTGAAAACCCGCACCTTTTCCTTCAATAAAATCAACCTCGAAAAATGGCTAATGGTCAATTTGAAGTGGAATCGTTTGCCAAAAAGCCACATCGTGGACCGATACCTGGAAACAGTGGCAGATTTGGGCGTGAAAAACGATGGAGAAGGCCTAGATTATTTTATTCCTGCAAAAGAGGAGGTAAATATTGAAGCACATTTTCCCGAAGTAAAAACGGGTACTTATATTGCAGCAGTAATCGGTGCAAAACACGCTACTAAGCAAATGCCGAAACATAAATGGATGAACTTGTGTGAGTTAATCGAAAAACCCGTTATTGTCTTAGGCGGCCCAGAAGATGCCGAAATAGGGGAAGAAATTGCATCCAAATCTGGAAACCACGTCTTCAATGCTTGTGGAAAATTCACCCTACACCAGTCTGCTTCAATCGTTCGACAAGCCGAAAAAGTCATTTCCCACGATACAGGTTTAATGCACATTGCAGCAGCTTTCAACCAAAACATTGCTTCTATTTGGGGCAATACCATTCCTGAACTGGGAATGTATCCTTACCTTTCTGAATCCAGTAATCAGGCATATAAAATTTTTGAAATGAAGGATTTGAACTGCCGCCCTTGTTCCAAAATTGGCTACCCTAAATGCCCAAAAAAACATTTTGCTTGTATGGAATTGATTGACGAAACGCTGATTGCAGATTGGGCAAATGAAACAGTGTACTGA
- the hemF gene encoding oxygen-dependent coproporphyrinogen oxidase, with amino-acid sequence MDKLTISKWFEDLQNQICAGLEALDGKATFHQDKWERAEGGGGKSRVIENGNLLEKGGVNFSAVHGELSSNMLKALEIKEGKQFFATGVSIVLHPISPMMPIIHMNVRYFELDSGVYWFGGGIDVTPHYITPKDAQFFHQHLKGICDQFDENYYPDFKKWADDYFFIPHRNETRGIGGIFFDRLKEDETHSKEQLFEFVKQVGQCFVPVYTYFAEKYRNVKYGEAEQNWQLLRRSRYVEFNLVYDRGTKFGLYTNGRTESILMSLPPLAKWVYDYQPVPNSREADTLQCLKKEIDWLNAK; translated from the coding sequence GTGGATAAATTAACTATCAGCAAATGGTTTGAAGACCTTCAAAATCAAATCTGTGCAGGATTGGAGGCATTGGATGGCAAGGCTACTTTTCACCAAGATAAATGGGAAAGAGCAGAAGGTGGTGGAGGTAAGTCAAGGGTAATCGAAAATGGAAATTTACTCGAAAAAGGAGGGGTTAATTTTTCGGCAGTACATGGTGAACTCAGCTCAAATATGCTGAAAGCCTTGGAGATCAAAGAGGGGAAACAGTTTTTTGCCACAGGAGTATCCATTGTTTTGCACCCTATCAGTCCGATGATGCCGATTATTCACATGAATGTACGCTACTTTGAATTGGATAGCGGTGTGTATTGGTTTGGAGGAGGAATAGACGTAACACCTCACTATATCACCCCCAAAGATGCTCAGTTTTTCCACCAACATTTGAAGGGAATATGCGACCAATTTGATGAAAACTATTACCCTGACTTCAAAAAATGGGCTGATGACTACTTCTTTATTCCTCACCGAAACGAAACGAGGGGCATTGGAGGAATTTTCTTTGATAGATTGAAGGAAGACGAAACACACAGCAAAGAACAATTATTTGAATTTGTGAAGCAAGTAGGGCAGTGTTTTGTACCTGTTTACACTTATTTTGCAGAAAAGTACCGCAATGTGAAATACGGTGAAGCCGAGCAAAATTGGCAACTTTTGCGGCGAAGTAGGTACGTGGAATTTAACTTGGTTTACGATAGAGGCACCAAGTTTGGTCTTTATACCAACGGCCGCACCGAATCCATTTTGATGAGTTTGCCGCCTCTTGCCAAATGGGTGTATGATTACCAACCCGTTCCCAATAGCCGAGAAGCCGACACTTTGCAGTGCTTGAAGAAGGAGATAGATTGGCTGAACGCAAAATAA
- a CDS encoding pentapeptide repeat-containing protein, whose protein sequence is MSPVLIEDEHIEGKNFTEQTLAKGEYENCHFVRCNFSNVYLSQITFAECVFEHCDFSMCNMANTTLRDVRFKDCKMLGIHFESCNPFLLAMGFEACQLNLSSFYKLNLKQTVFKDCRLREVDFSEANLSGSTFDDCDFLGAIFDQTVLEKTDFRTAFNYSIDPENNRIKKAKFSAVGIAGLLDKYDIEVS, encoded by the coding sequence ATGAGTCCAGTATTGATTGAAGACGAACACATTGAAGGAAAAAACTTTACAGAACAGACGTTGGCGAAGGGCGAATATGAAAATTGCCATTTCGTGAGGTGTAATTTCTCCAATGTGTATTTATCGCAGATTACCTTTGCAGAATGTGTGTTTGAGCATTGCGATTTCAGTATGTGCAATATGGCGAATACGACACTCAGAGATGTACGCTTCAAAGATTGCAAAATGTTGGGCATACATTTTGAAAGCTGCAACCCGTTTTTGTTGGCGATGGGTTTTGAAGCTTGTCAATTGAATTTGTCCTCTTTTTACAAACTGAATTTGAAGCAAACCGTCTTCAAAGATTGCAGACTACGAGAAGTGGATTTTTCAGAGGCGAATTTAAGTGGTTCAACGTTTGATGATTGTGATTTTTTGGGAGCGATATTTGACCAAACAGTATTGGAAAAAACAGATTTTCGGACGGCCTTCAACTATTCGATTGACCCCGAAAACAACCGCATCAAAAAGGCAAAATTTTCGGCTGTTGGAATTGCGGGTTTGTTGGACAAATATGATATTGAAGTGAGCTAA
- a CDS encoding PhnA domain-containing protein, with protein MSTETELQARSESKCELCGVINELSVYEVPPTSNGTAEECILVCSTCADQIENPENVDVNHWRCLNDSMWSAIPAVQVVVWRMLNRLRSEGWPLELLDMLYLDDETLAWAKATGEAGNQEAVVQHVDSNGAVLQAGDTVVLIKTLNVKGSSLTAKRGTAVRKISLVADNPEQIEGRVDGQQIVILTKFVKKSS; from the coding sequence ATGAGTACAGAAACAGAATTACAGGCACGAAGTGAGTCGAAGTGTGAATTGTGCGGTGTAATAAATGAACTGAGCGTATATGAAGTACCTCCAACTTCAAATGGTACTGCTGAGGAGTGTATTTTGGTGTGCAGCACTTGTGCAGATCAAATTGAGAATCCAGAGAATGTGGATGTAAATCACTGGCGATGTCTAAATGATAGTATGTGGAGTGCCATTCCCGCAGTACAAGTAGTCGTTTGGCGAATGTTAAATCGTTTGCGCTCAGAAGGTTGGCCTTTGGAGTTGCTGGATATGCTTTATTTGGATGACGAAACGCTGGCTTGGGCGAAAGCTACTGGAGAGGCTGGAAATCAAGAGGCGGTAGTTCAGCACGTGGATAGCAATGGTGCAGTTTTGCAAGCAGGTGATACAGTCGTGCTTATCAAAACCCTCAATGTGAAAGGTTCAAGCCTGACTGCCAAACGTGGTACAGCAGTGCGAAAAATCTCGCTGGTGGCAGATAATCCTGAGCAGATTGAAGGTCGTGTGGACGGACAGCAGATTGTGATTTTGACGAAGTTTGTGAAAAAATCAAGTTAG
- a CDS encoding SDR family oxidoreductase → MNTSHKKTALITGASKGLGYELAHSLAQRGWRLIINARHADKLFEVQKTLRQYTEVEAIAGDVIDEIHLLQFPDRIAKWGNLDLVINNASTLGMSPQPHLLDYPIEVIHTVFHTNVIAPLSLLQKVKKYLKSNAKIINISSDAGVEAYAGWGAYGASKAALEHLSHILAVENSQWNVYWVDPGDMRTDMHQAAFPGEDISDRPLPQESVQGFLQLIEGNLPSGRYVSQQLMTELLNY, encoded by the coding sequence ATGAATACTTCCCACAAAAAAACAGCACTCATCACAGGTGCTTCAAAAGGTTTGGGTTATGAGTTGGCACATTCATTGGCTCAAAGAGGTTGGCGATTGATCATCAATGCCCGGCATGCGGACAAACTTTTTGAAGTACAAAAAACATTGCGGCAATACACCGAAGTAGAGGCTATTGCAGGAGATGTAATAGACGAAATTCATCTACTTCAATTTCCCGATAGAATCGCCAAATGGGGTAATTTGGATTTGGTAATCAACAATGCAAGTACGCTCGGAATGTCTCCGCAACCTCATTTATTGGACTACCCCATTGAAGTTATCCACACAGTTTTCCACACCAACGTTATCGCACCTTTGTCATTGCTTCAAAAAGTGAAAAAATACCTAAAATCTAACGCTAAGATAATCAATATCAGTAGTGATGCAGGTGTAGAGGCTTATGCAGGTTGGGGAGCTTATGGTGCGAGTAAAGCGGCCTTAGAACACCTTTCCCACATACTTGCTGTGGAAAACTCTCAATGGAATGTGTACTGGGTAGATCCTGGAGATATGCGCACGGATATGCATCAAGCAGCATTTCCTGGAGAAGACATCAGCGACCGCCCCTTGCCCCAAGAAAGTGTTCAGGGTTTCCTGCAACTCATTGAAGGAAATTTACCAAGTGGGCGTTATGTTAGCCAGCAATTGATGACGGAACTGTTAAATTATTGA
- the metF gene encoding methylenetetrahydrofolate reductase [NAD(P)H]: MKVIEQFNQTDKALISFEILPPLKGKSIQSMYRILDLLMEFQPPFINVTYHRAEYKFKLLENGLYEKVYTRKRPGTVGICAAIQYKYGVDAVPHLVCGGFNKNETEDALVDLNYLGVNNVLLLRGDAVKGERSFMPETNGNKNAVELVEQVVNMNNGIYLEEDLRNPVKTDFCIGVAGYPEKHQEAPNTASDLKYLKQKIDAGADYIVTQMFFDNQKYFDFVRNCRAVGINVPIIPGLKPITSQSQVDRLPGIFNISLPEDLVTEIQKYDDREKVREIGIEWTVQQCRELLDFGVPCLHFYTMSEAGPFQKIMKTLI, encoded by the coding sequence ATGAAAGTTATCGAACAGTTTAACCAAACTGATAAAGCACTGATTTCCTTTGAAATACTACCCCCATTGAAGGGAAAAAGTATCCAAAGTATGTACCGCATTTTGGATTTGTTGATGGAATTTCAACCACCTTTTATCAATGTTACTTATCACCGTGCGGAATACAAATTTAAACTATTGGAAAATGGGCTTTACGAAAAAGTATATACCCGAAAACGACCTGGTACTGTCGGTATTTGCGCTGCAATTCAATACAAATATGGCGTAGATGCAGTACCGCATTTGGTGTGTGGAGGCTTCAATAAAAACGAAACGGAAGATGCCTTGGTGGATCTCAATTATTTGGGAGTCAATAATGTATTATTGCTACGTGGTGATGCGGTGAAAGGTGAGCGCAGTTTTATGCCCGAAACCAATGGGAATAAAAATGCGGTTGAATTGGTGGAGCAAGTCGTGAATATGAACAACGGCATTTACCTAGAAGAAGATCTCCGCAATCCTGTAAAAACAGATTTTTGTATTGGCGTAGCAGGGTATCCCGAAAAACACCAGGAAGCTCCCAACACAGCTTCCGATTTGAAGTATTTGAAGCAAAAAATAGATGCAGGAGCAGATTACATCGTGACACAAATGTTTTTCGACAATCAAAAATACTTTGATTTTGTAAGAAATTGCCGAGCAGTAGGAATCAACGTTCCCATCATCCCTGGACTCAAACCTATTACCAGTCAATCACAAGTGGATAGATTACCGGGTATCTTCAATATTTCGCTGCCCGAAGATTTGGTGACAGAAATTCAGAAATACGATGACAGAGAAAAAGTGAGAGAAATTGGCATTGAGTGGACGGTACAACAATGCAGAGAACTCCTTGATTTTGGTGTGCCGTGTCTTCACTTCTACACCATGAGTGAGGCAGGCCCGTTTCAAAAAATCATGAAAACGTTGATATAA
- a CDS encoding neutral zinc metallopeptidase, translating into MRWQGKEKSKNVEDRRGQTMRRVGGGIGISTIIMIGLALLSGQDLGSVLMQVFQQQAQTQTQTQTTNEPRSAEEDELAEFVSVVLKQTEDVWQRLFKEQIGKQYQEPNLVLFTGAVQSACGNASAATGPFYCPADYKLYIDLGFYQQLKQQFKVSGDFAMAYVVAHEVAHHVQNLLGISDQVSAQRGRISQTEYNELSVKLELQADFLAGVWAHYAQEMNNILEEGDIEEALNAAHAIGDDNIQKKTQGYVVPDAFTHGTSEQRVRWFKKGFDTGDLNQGDTFGARSL; encoded by the coding sequence ATGCGTTGGCAAGGAAAAGAAAAAAGTAAAAATGTAGAAGACCGTAGAGGTCAGACTATGCGACGAGTTGGTGGAGGCATCGGGATTTCTACCATCATCATGATTGGTCTTGCCTTGCTATCGGGGCAAGATTTGGGAAGTGTTTTGATGCAAGTTTTTCAACAGCAAGCGCAAACACAGACTCAAACGCAAACCACAAACGAACCCAGAAGTGCAGAGGAAGACGAGTTGGCCGAATTTGTATCAGTGGTTTTGAAGCAAACAGAGGATGTTTGGCAACGTTTGTTCAAAGAACAAATTGGGAAACAGTATCAAGAACCCAATTTGGTGCTTTTTACAGGAGCAGTGCAATCCGCATGCGGAAATGCGAGTGCTGCAACGGGGCCTTTTTATTGCCCTGCCGATTACAAACTCTACATTGATTTGGGCTTTTATCAGCAATTGAAGCAGCAGTTCAAGGTTTCGGGCGATTTTGCGATGGCTTATGTGGTAGCGCATGAAGTGGCTCACCACGTTCAAAATCTGCTGGGTATCAGCGATCAAGTGAGTGCTCAACGAGGGCGTATCAGCCAAACGGAGTACAATGAATTGTCTGTAAAATTGGAACTGCAAGCCGATTTTTTGGCGGGTGTGTGGGCGCATTATGCACAGGAAATGAACAATATTTTGGAGGAAGGAGATATTGAAGAAGCCTTGAATGCGGCCCATGCGATTGGGGATGACAATATCCAAAAGAAAACACAAGGATATGTAGTTCCTGATGCTTTTACACACGGTACTTCTGAGCAGCGTGTGAGATGGTTTAAAAAAGGATTTGATACAGGAGATTTGAACCAAGGAGATACTTTTGGGGCGAGGTCTTTGTAG
- a CDS encoding YraN family protein — protein MADNHDLGKKGEQMAAKHLLDKGYKILATNWRHKRSEIDIVCQDEVLEITIFVEVKTRSSDYFGYPEEFVTLAQQKQLAKAAEAYMYENELNGEMRFDIVAISIAPQKTALKHIEDAFFFYDS, from the coding sequence ATGGCAGACAATCATGATTTGGGAAAAAAAGGGGAGCAAATGGCTGCAAAACATCTGCTCGATAAAGGCTACAAAATACTAGCGACTAACTGGCGACATAAGCGTTCTGAAATTGACATTGTATGTCAGGATGAAGTACTTGAAATTACCATTTTTGTAGAAGTCAAAACCCGAAGCAGCGATTATTTTGGATATCCCGAAGAGTTTGTAACGCTTGCCCAACAAAAGCAACTAGCAAAGGCGGCGGAAGCGTATATGTATGAAAACGAACTGAATGGTGAAATGAGATTTGATATTGTGGCCATTAGTATTGCACCTCAAAAGACAGCATTGAAGCACATTGAAGATGCGTTCTTTTTTTATGATTCTTAA
- a CDS encoding S-adenosylmethionine:tRNA ribosyltransferase-isomerase, whose translation MTNQMIELPTSKVNSFSFNFNLPDQLQCAKPTEVRGIARDQVRLMVSNKTTNNIEHTIFRNIHHYLQEGDVLVVNTSGTLKAALEAYRSDGTLLRVHFSTKLSEKQWIVELRQVVGNHTERFRNGLQGETLQLTNGGTMFLKTPYYSSELLQQEHLQLWEVDIQINDSVENYLDSYGMPIRYNYVKDQYPQSYYQTIFAKQMGSTEMPSAGRGFTAQLLTQLIINGVQILPIVLHTGVASLEINERPYQEYYQVPQPTASALNLARQQNRRIIAVGTTVVRALETVTDCQGFTQGGTGWTDEFITPERGIFAVNGLLTGFHEPKASHLLMLETLAGREHIEVAYQAAIEETYQWHEFGDLHLIID comes from the coding sequence ATGACCAATCAAATGATTGAACTCCCGACTTCAAAAGTAAACTCGTTCTCCTTCAATTTTAACCTACCTGACCAACTGCAATGTGCCAAACCCACTGAAGTACGTGGCATAGCAAGAGATCAGGTGCGCTTGATGGTTTCTAACAAAACGACCAACAACATTGAACATACCATTTTCCGAAACATTCACCATTATTTGCAGGAAGGAGATGTATTGGTAGTCAATACGAGTGGCACATTGAAGGCAGCATTGGAGGCTTATCGTTCGGATGGAACTTTGCTACGGGTGCATTTTTCTACTAAACTGTCAGAAAAACAGTGGATTGTAGAGTTAAGGCAGGTTGTTGGAAACCATACAGAGCGTTTCAGAAATGGACTACAAGGAGAAACACTGCAATTGACAAATGGCGGAACGATGTTCTTGAAAACACCTTATTATTCTTCGGAATTGCTTCAACAGGAACATTTGCAGTTGTGGGAAGTGGACATTCAAATAAACGACAGTGTAGAAAATTATTTGGATAGTTATGGAATGCCGATTCGCTACAACTATGTGAAAGACCAGTATCCTCAATCTTATTACCAAACCATCTTTGCCAAACAAATGGGCAGTACTGAAATGCCCTCAGCAGGTCGGGGATTCACTGCTCAATTGCTCACTCAATTGATTATCAATGGTGTTCAAATTTTACCCATTGTTTTGCATACAGGCGTGGCAAGTTTGGAAATCAACGAGCGACCCTATCAAGAATATTATCAAGTACCGCAGCCCACTGCATCTGCTCTCAACTTAGCTCGCCAACAAAATAGGCGAATCATAGCAGTGGGAACGACTGTTGTACGAGCATTGGAAACGGTGACAGACTGCCAAGGATTTACGCAAGGTGGCACAGGCTGGACAGACGAATTCATTACACCCGAACGGGGTATTTTTGCAGTAAATGGGTTGTTGACAGGTTTTCACGAGCCCAAAGCATCACATTTACTGATGCTGGAAACCTTGGCAGGTCGTGAACACATTGAAGTAGCCTACCAAGCAGCTATTGAAGAAACCTATCAATGGCACGAATTTGGCGATTTGCATTTGATAATTGATTAG
- a CDS encoding YbaB/EbfC family nucleoid-associated protein, whose protein sequence is MFNGLGMFDDLQKNLDKIIVEAEAGDGLVKVEATASKKLYNISINPSLVEKENFDLEELEDLIVVAVNRAMKVADHHSQAEMQKMATGFLPPNFDIGELLGGLGGDSEDEDYDDEEEDEK, encoded by the coding sequence ATGTTTAACGGACTAGGAATGTTTGATGATCTTCAAAAGAATCTGGACAAGATTATTGTTGAAGCAGAAGCTGGTGACGGCTTGGTAAAAGTTGAAGCAACTGCCAGTAAGAAATTATATAATATCTCCATAAATCCTTCATTAGTGGAAAAGGAGAATTTTGATTTGGAAGAATTGGAAGATTTGATTGTGGTGGCGGTGAATCGGGCGATGAAAGTAGCTGACCATCATTCACAAGCAGAAATGCAAAAAATGGCTACAGGTTTTTTACCTCCCAATTTTGACATTGGAGAATTGTTAGGCGGTTTGGGCGGCGATAGCGAAGATGAGGACTATGATGACGAGGAAGAAGACGAAAAATAA
- a CDS encoding glycosyltransferase family 2 protein, with product MKVSGFTFVRNAILYGYPIEAAIQSILPICDEVVVCVGKSEDGTLSLIQNIPSDKIKIVHSVWDDSLREGGRVLAAETDKAFAAVAEESDWAFYIQGDEVVHEKYLDTIQTAMRQNLDNPEVEGLLFKYLHFYGTYGYVGDSRRWYRREVRVIRNDKAIYSYKDAQGFKKEERSLRVKEVDAYIYHYGWVKHPTTMKAKEKNFHKLWHSDEWIQQNIEQTEQFDYSKIDSLQHFNGTHPKAILPFVEKMNWNLDLNTNHKSFKWTDRLLYWWEQKTGKRLFEYRNYQLLK from the coding sequence ATGAAAGTAAGTGGCTTTACCTTTGTCCGAAATGCTATCCTATATGGTTATCCCATTGAAGCTGCCATTCAGTCCATTCTACCTATTTGCGATGAGGTAGTAGTGTGCGTGGGCAAATCCGAAGACGGTACACTTTCTTTAATTCAAAATATTCCTTCCGACAAAATCAAAATTGTGCATAGTGTGTGGGATGACAGCCTGAGAGAAGGAGGACGGGTACTGGCAGCCGAAACCGATAAGGCTTTTGCCGCAGTAGCAGAGGAGAGTGATTGGGCTTTTTATATTCAAGGCGATGAAGTTGTACATGAAAAGTATTTAGATACTATTCAAACTGCCATGCGTCAAAACTTGGATAACCCAGAAGTAGAAGGGTTGTTGTTCAAATACTTACACTTTTATGGAACATACGGTTATGTGGGGGATTCTCGCCGATGGTACCGCCGAGAAGTGCGGGTAATTCGCAATGACAAGGCGATATATTCTTACAAAGATGCACAGGGTTTTAAGAAAGAGGAGAGGAGTTTGAGAGTGAAAGAAGTAGATGCCTACATCTATCACTACGGCTGGGTCAAACATCCTACAACAATGAAAGCCAAAGAAAAAAACTTTCACAAACTTTGGCATTCGGATGAATGGATTCAACAAAACATCGAACAAACCGAACAATTTGATTACAGTAAAATTGACTCGCTCCAACACTTCAATGGCACACATCCCAAAGCCATTCTGCCTTTTGTCGAAAAAATGAATTGGAATTTGGACTTAAATACCAATCATAAATCCTTCAAATGGACAGACCGTTTGTTGTATTGGTGGGAGCAAAAAACGGGAAAACGTTTGTTTGAATATCGAAATTATCAATTGTTGAAGTAG
- a CDS encoding Crp/Fnr family transcriptional regulator translates to MNTPTATDGEVLELQEVTIESMLPLLTNDGGYTPPPRKVRKGDFVYLPNDISNKVYVVKSGRIKVGTYSGRGKEMVKAILRKGEIFGELRLINKHQNNEFAQAIDNVEVYVIPLVRMRDLMHRNLDFSFKVMEIIADRLNDTQRRLELQLFKDTKSRVIQFMLDLAEERGVRVGYEIAVREFFTHQEIANITGTSRQTVTSILNELRVENLIYCNHKRLLIRNKERLEELMG, encoded by the coding sequence ATGAACACACCAACAGCTACAGATGGAGAAGTTTTAGAGTTGCAAGAAGTGACTATAGAATCAATGTTGCCACTGCTGACCAACGACGGAGGTTATACGCCTCCTCCTAGGAAAGTACGTAAAGGTGATTTTGTGTACCTGCCCAACGACATCAGCAATAAAGTCTATGTAGTCAAATCAGGGCGTATAAAAGTAGGCACTTACTCTGGAAGGGGGAAAGAAATGGTGAAAGCCATCCTCAGAAAAGGAGAGATTTTTGGTGAACTGCGATTGATCAACAAACACCAAAACAATGAATTTGCTCAGGCAATTGACAATGTGGAAGTGTATGTGATTCCTTTGGTTCGAATGCGAGATTTGATGCACCGAAACTTGGATTTTTCTTTCAAAGTAATGGAAATCATTGCAGATAGACTAAACGATACTCAGAGAAGGCTAGAACTTCAATTGTTTAAAGACACCAAATCAAGAGTCATTCAGTTTATGCTGGATTTGGCAGAGGAAAGAGGCGTTAGAGTAGGCTACGAAATTGCCGTAAGGGAGTTTTTTACCCACCAAGAAATCGCCAATATCACAGGTACTTCCCGTCAAACGGTGACAAGTATCTTAAACGAACTTCGTGTGGAAAATCTTATTTACTGCAATCATAAACGATTACTTATCAGGAATAAAGAACGGTTGGAGGAATTGATGGGGTGA